A single region of the Halopiger xanaduensis SH-6 genome encodes:
- the rnz gene encoding ribonuclease Z, which produces MPLRVTFLGTAGAIPTTERNPSGIFVSREGEGLLFDAGEGTQRQMMRFGTGFSVSHLFVTHLHGDHVLGIPGLLQTMDFNDREEPLAIHTPLGTRRKLKSLVNALDNDPAFPVRINEVGDGDVAYRADEYEIRVFGTDHDTRSVGYALVEDDRKGRFDRERAEELGVPVGPKFSQLHEGTPVELEDGTVVEPEQVVGDPRPGRTIVYTGDTRPTAATLEVADEPDLLIHDATFAEDRADRAAKTAHATATQAAEIANRAGAKRLALMHISSRYAGHVEDHEREAGEVFDGDVLVPEDGQKLEIPYPDSDEE; this is translated from the coding sequence ATGCCACTGCGCGTGACGTTTCTGGGGACGGCCGGTGCGATTCCGACGACCGAGCGGAATCCGAGCGGAATCTTCGTCTCCCGCGAGGGCGAGGGGTTGCTGTTCGACGCCGGCGAAGGGACCCAGCGCCAGATGATGCGCTTCGGCACCGGCTTTTCCGTCTCGCACCTGTTCGTCACGCACCTCCACGGCGACCACGTCCTCGGGATTCCGGGGCTGCTCCAGACGATGGACTTCAACGACCGCGAGGAGCCGCTGGCGATCCACACGCCCCTGGGAACGCGGCGCAAGCTCAAGTCGCTCGTGAACGCCCTCGACAACGACCCGGCGTTTCCGGTGCGGATCAACGAGGTCGGCGACGGCGACGTCGCCTACCGGGCCGACGAGTACGAGATTCGGGTCTTCGGTACCGACCACGATACCCGGTCGGTCGGCTACGCCCTCGTCGAGGACGACCGCAAGGGCCGGTTCGACCGCGAACGCGCCGAGGAACTCGGCGTTCCGGTCGGGCCGAAGTTTTCCCAACTCCACGAGGGAACCCCCGTCGAACTCGAGGACGGTACCGTCGTCGAACCGGAGCAGGTCGTCGGCGACCCGCGGCCGGGCCGGACGATCGTCTACACTGGCGACACCCGGCCGACGGCGGCGACGCTCGAGGTCGCCGACGAGCCGGACCTGCTGATCCACGACGCGACCTTCGCCGAGGATCGGGCCGACCGCGCGGCGAAGACGGCCCACGCGACGGCCACGCAGGCCGCCGAGATCGCCAACCGGGCCGGCGCGAAGCGACTGGCGCTGATGCACATTTCCTCGCGGTACGCGGGCCACGTCGAGGACCACGAGCGGGAAGCCGGCGAGGTGTTCGACGGTGATGTATTGGTCCCCGAGGACGGACAGAAACTCGAGATTCCGTATCCGGATTCGGACGAGGAGTGA
- a CDS encoding DUF7282 domain-containing protein, protein MSSRSTFGTIKRIGAILLAIAVVLAAGILVGQAPTLFGVEENPEASITFADQQGDGTSVTIDSVSLSDGGFVVITDGGSEPIAVSDYLSSGSHENVTVERDEAANRELTGQLTATVHQDTDGDETYTYAESEGEEDRPYLEDGFPVSDTATVTTAEEQGLTNSFAVESIDVPSSATTNGTIDVNATISNPTEFTTQQNVEVRLDGAVVERQLLELEAEESRDVTFQVDASEAAPGERTIGVYTDADGALETIEFEFHTDPAITVANTSENESTVTFNVATPADGFVAVEDRADGNASDGDNASVVGTSAALTPGEHENVSVALGGVGSDDELTAVLYEGDPADNESAPPIEHDGEPVETTFTLADGEIEPAGDGGNGAANESGNETTADGNESANDGTVSVEPADG, encoded by the coding sequence ATGAGCTCGAGATCGACCTTCGGCACGATCAAGCGCATCGGGGCGATTTTACTCGCGATCGCGGTCGTGCTCGCCGCGGGGATACTCGTCGGACAGGCGCCGACCCTCTTCGGCGTCGAGGAGAACCCGGAGGCGTCGATCACGTTCGCGGACCAACAGGGCGACGGGACCAGCGTGACGATCGACTCGGTCTCGCTGTCGGACGGTGGCTTCGTCGTCATCACCGACGGCGGTTCGGAGCCGATCGCCGTCTCCGACTACCTGAGCTCGGGGAGCCACGAGAACGTCACCGTCGAACGCGACGAGGCTGCAAACCGGGAACTGACCGGCCAACTCACGGCGACCGTCCATCAGGACACCGACGGCGACGAAACCTACACGTACGCGGAAAGCGAGGGCGAGGAGGACCGCCCCTACCTCGAGGACGGGTTCCCGGTCAGCGACACCGCGACGGTGACGACCGCCGAAGAACAGGGGCTGACCAACTCGTTCGCCGTCGAGTCTATCGACGTTCCGTCGTCGGCGACGACCAACGGAACGATCGACGTCAACGCGACGATCAGCAACCCGACCGAGTTCACGACCCAGCAAAACGTCGAGGTCCGCCTCGACGGCGCGGTCGTCGAACGCCAGCTGCTGGAACTCGAGGCAGAGGAATCCCGCGACGTGACCTTCCAGGTCGACGCCAGCGAGGCCGCACCCGGCGAGCGGACCATCGGCGTCTACACCGACGCCGACGGCGCCCTCGAGACGATCGAGTTCGAGTTCCACACCGATCCCGCCATCACCGTCGCGAACACGAGCGAGAACGAGAGTACGGTAACGTTCAACGTCGCGACCCCCGCGGACGGGTTCGTCGCCGTCGAGGACCGGGCCGACGGCAACGCCAGCGACGGCGACAACGCCAGCGTCGTCGGCACGAGCGCCGCGCTCACGCCGGGCGAACACGAGAACGTCAGCGTCGCCCTCGGGGGGGTCGGCAGCGACGACGAACTCACGGCCGTCCTCTACGAGGGCGACCCCGCCGACAACGAGTCGGCACCGCCGATCGAGCACGACGGCGAGCCCGTCGAAACGACGTTCACGCTCGCGGACGGAGAGATCGAACCCGCGGGAGACGGCGGAAACGGCGCCGCGAACGAGAGCGGCAACGAAACCACAGCTGACGGGAACGAGTCCGCGAACGACGGCACCGTGAGCGTCGAGCCGGCCGACGGGTAA